One Osmerus mordax isolate fOsmMor3 chromosome 16, fOsmMor3.pri, whole genome shotgun sequence genomic window carries:
- the cdcp2 gene encoding CUB domain-containing protein 2, whose translation MTFWMVVLVQLLLFIGKSVSKKGVKCGGILSASSGNISSPNFPGLYPYDIECAWLIVVAEGSSVLLTFQHFELEYHVSCAYDYIKIYNGVSEDEGNLLGTFCGEVSPPQFTSSWNVMSIIFHSDRHVAHRGFSVGYRKDMCGGVLTGLSGIISSPGYPQEYTNNANCSWTIHVSNRSVVTLVFLDFQLENNEGCNFDFVALFDGPTITHRHLGNYCGGDKPPNMVTTSNQLLVVFNSDFNIGGRGFKAYYYSGECQQVLSEVNDNFTSPNYPSIYPNNINCHWIITLAEGYRIKLSFPVIELEERNSLTDECDYDSVVVFDGNSQTDPILGHWCGSEHPPYLISKGNQLLVVLSTDRNYAYKGFSASYIGVVPVNISCTRTEFSIQIAQQSVPQLSRENIYLGNPSCTAQLTATTYKILARFVNCGTAGKKRRNITMLVNTLYIDFSEGKQQNVQEYEVQCDAQKKQATVSIISTEERNRYNELARQAESASSGGVGATNSEPHDPSDIVFISICVLAVILMVIAIVWLVLL comes from the exons ATGACTTTCTGGATGGTTGTACTTGTTCAGCTGCTGTTATTTATTGGCAAGTCGGTCTCAAAAAAAG GTGTCAAATGTGGTGGAATCCTCTCAGCTTCCTCTGGCAACATATCAAGCCCCAACTTCCCTGGACTGTACCCCTACGACATTGAGTGTGCCTGGCTGATTGTGGTCGCAGAgggctcctctgtcctcctcactTTCCAGCACTTTGAGCTGGAGTACCATGTCAGCTGCGCCTATGATTACATCAAAATCTACAATGGCGTCTCTGAGGATGAGGGGAACCTCCTGGGGACATTCTGTGGTGAAGTCTCCCCACCCCAGTTCACATCGTCATGGAACGTCATGTCCATTATCTTCCACTCAGACCGCCACGTGGCCCACAGGGGGTTCTCTGTGGGCTACAGAAAAG ATATGTGTGGTGGAGTTTTAACTGGCCTGTCGGGAATCATCTCCAGCCCGGGCTACCCTCAGGAATACACCAACAATGCAAATTGCTCCTGGACCATTCACGTATCCAATCGCAGTGTGGTCACGCTGGTCTTCCTGGACTTCCAGCTTGAGAACAATGAGGGTTGCAATTTTGATTTTGTGGCCCTCTTTGATGGTCCCACCATCACCCATCGTCATCTGGGGAACTACTGTGGAGGAGACAAACCTCCAAATATGGTCACCACCTCCAACCAACTGCTTGTGGTCTTTAATTCCGACTTCAACATTGGTGGAAGGGGGTTCAAAGCTTACTACTACTCAG GTGAATGCCAGCAGGTCCTTTCTGAAGTGAACGACAACTTTACCAGCCCAAACTACCCCAGCATCTACCCCAACAACATCAACTGCCACTGGATCATTACCTTGGCAGAGGGCTACCGGATCAAACTATCTTTCCCTGTCATAGAGTTAGAGGAAAGGAACAGCCTAACAGACGAGTGTGACTACGATTCTGTTGTGGTGTTTGACGGGAATAGCCAAACAGACCCAATTCTAGGCCACTGGTGTGGTTCTGAACACCCTCCCTATCTGATCTCCAAGGGCAACCAGCTGCTGGTTGTCCTCAGTACCGACAGAAATTATGCTTATAAAGGGTTCTCTGCCTCCTATATTGGAG TGGTACCAGTGAACATTAGCTGCACAAGAACAGAATTTTCCATCCAGATAGCCCAGCAGTCTGTGCCTCAGCTGAGCCGTGAGAATATCTACCTTGGTAACCCCTCCTGCACTGCCCAGTTGACAGCAACTACCTACAAGATACTTGCCCGCTTTGTCAATTGTGGCACAGCAGGTAAG AAACGCCGGAACATCACCATGCTGGTAAACACACTATACATCGACTTCTCTGAGGGGAAGCAGCAGAATGTCCAGGAGTACGAGGTGCAGTGCGATGCCCAGAAGAAACAGGCCACCGTGTCCATCATATCTACGGAAGAGCGCAACCGCTACAACGAGCTGGCTCGCCAGGCGGAGAGCGCCAgcagcgggggggtgggggcgaccAACTCTGAGCCTCACGACCCCAGTGACATCGTCTTCATCAGCATCTGTGTGCTGGCTGTCATTCTTATGGTGATCGCCATTGTGTGGCTAGTGCTGCTTTAG